The Tachypleus tridentatus isolate NWPU-2018 chromosome 5, ASM421037v1, whole genome shotgun sequence genome includes a window with the following:
- the LOC143250688 gene encoding uncharacterized protein LOC143250688 has translation MVFYSEKFSSLVHSRISHRAKANIVMWLMWLQAVTSVFQDTSFHSSREMSYVIRNPDGTYKYGYNTGSGPSQSFRHEEKAYNGTVRGRWGYINPYGYLKVTEYEADDTGYHIIRQRTVQLKVDKIVMYPPRPVEIPYGPFIGPLPPFIHRPTSSFDTVNKLT, from the exons ATGGTGTTTTATTCTGAAAAGTTCTCATCACTCGTACACTCGAGAATATCCCATCGA gcTAAAGCTAATATTGTTATGTGGCTAATGTGGTTGCAAGCCGTGACGTCAGTGTTCCAAGACACTTCTTTTCATTCCAGCAGAGAGATGAGCTATGTTATTCGAAATCCCGATGGAACTTACAAGTATGGATACAACACTGGAAGTGGACCAAGCCAGTCCTTCAGACATGAAGAGAAAGCATACAACGGTACAGTTCGCGGCAGGTGGGGATACATAAATCCTTATGGTTATCTCAAGGTAACTGAGTATGAGGCTGATGACACTGGTTACCACATCATTCGACAGCGAACCGTACAACTTAAAGTTGACAAAATAGTGATGTATCCTCCACGACCTGTGGAAATACCATACGGACCATTTATAGGGCCTTTACCACCATTTATCCATCGACCCACTTCCTCTTTTGACACAGTGAACAAACTAACTTGA